In the genome of Artemia franciscana unplaced genomic scaffold, ASM3288406v1 Scaffold_2082, whole genome shotgun sequence, one region contains:
- the LOC136042808 gene encoding uncharacterized protein LOC136042808: MFYSPSGQNSFDPYFRRSLWDVNDYRHGMRFKYAPHRRPTPAQQMPNAMNQLHSQQSWDGWNWKFNPYHFENYYSPTEMLSRSIPNFDISSYDQHPTCSNFDFTSRSTFQSQRTFMTEFNSQETQTVHQADNFYLSTNILRTSNPDLNQHFYERGPIYNSDSGPRSMFYSQNSLVKENNHQEMKNFNSFYDQVYHLPSTNNFDEEVRNPNFREQYIDQRQSDTINYPEIRYGSYPFDERKQSLPFTSNSSLPNYENCERRVFINDSPYLPICENNRSKRRGSNRNILGGVPKRAKKLLTTSKGSVSDTILKYLKKADKLLLGIVKGKQKCTDVLKKVHHTLKFKSKTKSSREVWLSYLKNKPTIK, encoded by the exons ATGTTCTACTCTCCAAGTGGGCAAAACAGCTTTGATCCCTATTTCAGACGTTCGTTATGGGACGTGAATGACTATCGCCACGGGATGCGTTTTAAATACGCCCCACATAGACGTCCCACACCCGCTCAACAGATGCCCAACGCAATGAACCAGTTGCATAGCCAACAAAGCTGGGATGGCTGGAACTGGAAATTTAATCCGTATCATTTCGAAAACTATTATTCACCGACTGAAATGCTTAGCCGTTCGATTCCCAATTTCGATATAAGTTCTTACGACCAACATCCCACCTGCTCAAATTTTGACTTTACCTCTAGATCCACGTTTCAGAGTCAACGTACCTTTATGACTGAGTTCAATAGTCAAGAAACGCAAACTGTTCATCAGGCTGATAACTTTTATTTGTCAACTAACATTCTTAGGACTTCAAACCCTGACTTAAATCAACATTTTTATGAACGAGGACCTATCTACAACTCTGACTCAGGACCTAGATCCATGTTTTACAGTCAAAATTCACTTGTAAAGGAGAATAATCatcaagaaatgaaaaattttaattcattttatgaTCAAGTTTATCACTTACCCTCGACAAACAACTTCGACGAAGAAGTCAGAAATCCAAATTTTAGAGAACAATACATTGATCAAAGACAATCTGATACTATCAATTACCCTGAAATTCGATATGGAAGCTATCCCTTTGACGAAAGAAAACAATCCCTGCCTTTTACCTCAAATTCATCCCTGCCAAATTATGAAAACTGTGAACGTAGAGTGTTTATAAATGATTCTCCCTACCTACCAATCTGTGAAAATAATAGGTCAAAGAGACGCGGTTCAAATCGCAACATTTTGGGAGGTGTTCCAAAACGGGCGAAGAAGCTACTAACAACTTCTAAGG GCTCGGTTTCTGATACGATattgaaatacttaaaaaaagctgATAAACTCTTGCTGGGGATAGTAAAGGGAAAAcaaaagtgtacagacgtcctCAAGAAAGTGCATCACACACTGAAATTCAAATCCAAGACAAAGAGCTCCAGGGAGGTCTGGTTAAGCTACCtcaaaaacaaaccaacaatTAAG